A region of Paractinoplanes abujensis DNA encodes the following proteins:
- a CDS encoding DUF4229 domain-containing protein, which translates to MSPAIKYTLGRVGLFAVVLGLLSFFPLNLLVAGMIAIVVSAVASYFLLAKWRNQMNEQLVSVASRRSAEKARLRAALAGDEEAAAEGDRAGANRVEEKPADRT; encoded by the coding sequence ATGAGTCCCGCGATCAAGTACACGCTCGGGCGGGTCGGCCTGTTCGCCGTCGTCCTCGGGCTGCTCTCGTTCTTCCCGCTCAACCTGCTGGTCGCGGGCATGATCGCGATCGTCGTGTCGGCCGTCGCGTCGTACTTCCTGCTCGCCAAGTGGCGCAACCAGATGAACGAGCAGCTGGTCAGCGTGGCCAGCCGCCGCTCGGCCGAGAAGGCGCGGCTGCGGGCCGCCCTGGCCGGCGACGAGGAGGCGGCCGCCGAGGGCGACCGGGCCGGGGCGAACAGGGTGGAAGAGAAGCCCGCCGACCGCACGTGA
- a CDS encoding C40 family peptidase codes for MVISAVAATIAALFQPLPALADPAAAPQDLLSRTVPDVGARPMALGTLALPGQKAPTPTPTASLAGAAASPALQQIEKGRNAIATLGDQLIVVGQDRDLARDQRAAAEQKVKQAATVLQQAQTAASEAAAQAVIDAAAAPPGGLGGLSGLGDLARLQRGDDTRQAIARQIELAQITTQLALDEQSLSATRYTELAAKYTKLNSTLTQKQAAQQRLELAHADELAAAEASQAGVDSALGQDYLAGAEAGRGADTRALQALQFALAQRGDPYVWSEEGPDEYDCSGLMYAAYRSVGFQLTRVSRDQYWQTRNKVVSRYSLLPGDLLFFSHSNSWRGIHHVAMYAGNGMMVEAPRTGLNVRLTPVRWSRLFQATRIFGSIEGIVPGPELGAPDPDPTGNPGTPGRPTTPPNIPTLPPRTTAPGTTTPPKTTPPPGTTPPVTTPPATTPPATTPPATTPPATTPPATTPPATTPPATNPPPATNPPATTNPPSNGGGSSTGGGSPSGGGSNSGGSNSGSSPSGGGSNSGGSNSSSATNTSSATNTPSKTSSATAAESPSSRTASASASGS; via the coding sequence GTGGTGATTTCTGCCGTCGCCGCCACCATCGCTGCCCTTTTCCAGCCTTTGCCCGCTTTGGCCGACCCGGCCGCCGCGCCGCAAGACCTGCTCAGCCGGACGGTGCCCGACGTCGGCGCCCGGCCGATGGCGCTCGGCACCCTCGCGCTCCCGGGTCAGAAGGCACCGACCCCCACTCCGACCGCGTCGCTGGCCGGCGCCGCCGCCAGCCCGGCGCTGCAGCAGATCGAGAAGGGCCGCAACGCGATCGCGACCCTCGGCGACCAGCTCATCGTGGTCGGGCAGGATCGCGACCTGGCCCGTGACCAGCGAGCCGCGGCCGAGCAGAAGGTGAAGCAGGCGGCCACGGTGCTGCAACAGGCGCAGACGGCCGCCTCCGAAGCAGCCGCCCAGGCCGTGATCGACGCCGCCGCGGCGCCGCCCGGCGGGCTCGGCGGGCTGTCCGGCCTCGGCGACCTGGCCCGTCTGCAGCGCGGCGACGACACTCGGCAGGCCATCGCCCGCCAGATCGAGCTGGCCCAGATCACCACGCAGCTGGCCCTCGACGAGCAGTCGCTGAGCGCCACGCGCTACACCGAACTGGCCGCGAAATACACCAAGCTCAACAGCACCCTGACCCAGAAGCAGGCCGCCCAGCAGCGCCTCGAGCTCGCTCACGCCGACGAACTGGCCGCGGCCGAGGCCAGCCAGGCCGGGGTCGACAGTGCCCTCGGGCAGGACTACCTGGCCGGCGCCGAGGCGGGCCGCGGCGCCGACACGCGGGCCCTGCAGGCGCTGCAGTTCGCCCTCGCCCAGCGTGGCGACCCGTACGTGTGGTCCGAGGAGGGCCCGGACGAGTACGACTGCTCCGGCCTGATGTACGCGGCGTACCGCTCGGTCGGTTTCCAGCTGACTCGCGTCTCCCGCGACCAGTACTGGCAGACCCGCAACAAGGTCGTCTCGCGGTACTCGCTGCTCCCCGGTGACCTGCTGTTCTTCAGCCACTCGAACAGCTGGCGGGGCATCCACCACGTCGCCATGTACGCCGGCAACGGCATGATGGTCGAGGCCCCGCGCACCGGCTTGAACGTGCGCCTGACGCCGGTCCGCTGGTCGCGGCTGTTCCAGGCCACCCGCATCTTCGGCTCGATCGAAGGCATCGTGCCCGGTCCCGAGCTGGGCGCGCCCGACCCCGACCCGACGGGCAACCCCGGTACCCCGGGCCGGCCGACCACGCCGCCGAACATCCCGACCCTGCCGCCCCGGACGACCGCGCCCGGCACCACCACGCCGCCCAAGACGACCCCACCGCCGGGCACGACCCCGCCGGTCACCACTCCGCCGGCCACGACGCCTCCCGCGACGACGCCGCCGGCCACCACACCACCGGCCACTACCCCGCCGGCCACCACTCCGCCGGCCACCACGCCTCCGGCGACCAACCCGCCGCCCGCCACCAACCCGCCGGCCACGACGAACCCGCCGTCCAACGGCGGCGGGTCGAGCACCGGCGGCGGTTCACCCTCGGGCGGCGGCTCCAACTCGGGCGGCTCCAACTCCGGCAGCTCACCGTCGGGCGGCGGCTCCAACTCGGGCGGCTCGAACTCGAGCAGCGCGACCAACACGAGCAGCGCGACCAACACGCCGAGCAAGACGAGTTCGGCCACCGCCGCCGAGTCGCCGAGCAGCCGGACGGCCTCAGCGTCCGCTTCCGGCTCCTGA
- a CDS encoding ABC transporter permease — MTTLAFTHAKFQLLETARIPIALFGSAFFPSAAMLAFVVPFVGDNAEYATAATASMITFSVMSTNLFQHGVGVSEDRAQPWDPYVRSLPAGALPRFAGRILAGLTLMFVSLLPVVLIAAFLTEATVTPAQFLLTAGTVVVIAIPFILMGLAIGYAMPQKAAIVVAQLLFFPLAFLGGLMTGPGLAPGFVEDLAPYLPTGGAARLMWAAVGDFPSDLGAIAALVGWTIALGWVAVWAYRRDEGRRFS, encoded by the coding sequence TTGACCACCCTCGCGTTCACGCACGCCAAGTTTCAGCTGCTCGAGACCGCCCGCATCCCGATCGCCCTGTTCGGCAGCGCCTTCTTCCCGTCCGCGGCGATGCTGGCGTTCGTCGTGCCGTTCGTCGGGGACAACGCGGAGTACGCCACCGCCGCGACCGCCTCGATGATCACGTTCTCGGTGATGTCGACCAACCTGTTCCAACACGGTGTCGGCGTCTCCGAGGACCGGGCGCAACCCTGGGATCCGTACGTGCGCTCCTTGCCCGCCGGCGCCCTGCCCCGTTTCGCCGGGCGCATCCTGGCCGGCCTGACGCTGATGTTCGTCTCGCTGCTGCCGGTCGTGCTCATCGCGGCGTTCCTGACCGAGGCCACGGTGACGCCGGCGCAGTTCCTGCTGACCGCGGGCACCGTGGTGGTCATCGCGATCCCGTTCATCCTGATGGGACTGGCGATCGGCTATGCGATGCCGCAGAAGGCCGCGATCGTCGTCGCCCAGTTGCTGTTCTTCCCGCTGGCGTTCCTGGGCGGCCTGATGACCGGTCCCGGCCTGGCGCCCGGCTTCGTCGAGGACCTCGCGCCCTACCTGCCGACCGGCGGCGCGGCCCGGCTCATGTGGGCCGCCGTCGGCGACTTTCCCTCCGATTTGGGGGCAATCGCCGCGCTTGTGGGCTGGACGATCGCCCTAGGTTGGGTGGCCGTATGGGCCTATCGACGCGACGAGGGTCGGCGGTTCAGCTAG
- a CDS encoding FecCD family ABC transporter permease, translating to MTATLPRPVRPAGLRAGWLAGGVVAVLVALIAGLAFGSVSLPPGGVAIELLNLIPGVHLHSGLTEREVAILTELRLPRVVLGLLVGGLLALAGAAYQGVFRNPLADPHLLGVAAGAGLGVTAVIALRAGATGDATADLPIGVPVAAFAGALLAVALTWLLGAAGGRDRSPATLILAGVAVSSFLAAGQTYVMQQNVDTLREVYSWLLGRLATAGWHDVLIVLPYAVVTAVIVLAQRRELDVLTVGDEEASGLGLHPQRSRYLLIVAASLGTAAAVSVSGLIGFVGIVVPHIMRLLAGPSYRSILPLSVLFGGAFLALADLLARTAGGQAEIPIGVVTAFFGAPFFIVVLRRSRAGTS from the coding sequence GTGACGGCGACGCTCCCTCGCCCCGTACGGCCGGCCGGCCTGCGCGCCGGTTGGCTGGCCGGTGGGGTCGTCGCGGTGCTGGTCGCGCTGATCGCCGGGCTGGCGTTCGGATCGGTGTCCTTGCCGCCCGGTGGCGTCGCGATCGAACTGCTCAACCTGATCCCCGGTGTTCACCTGCACAGCGGCCTGACCGAGCGTGAGGTGGCCATCCTCACCGAACTGCGGCTACCCCGAGTGGTGCTCGGCCTGCTCGTCGGCGGCCTGCTGGCCCTGGCCGGCGCGGCCTACCAGGGTGTCTTCCGCAACCCGCTGGCCGACCCGCATCTGCTCGGGGTGGCGGCCGGCGCGGGCCTCGGGGTCACCGCGGTGATCGCGCTGCGGGCCGGGGCCACCGGCGACGCCACGGCCGACCTGCCGATCGGGGTGCCGGTCGCGGCGTTCGCGGGCGCGTTGCTGGCGGTCGCACTGACCTGGCTGCTCGGCGCGGCCGGGGGCCGGGACCGCTCGCCCGCCACGCTGATCCTGGCCGGGGTGGCGGTGTCGTCGTTCCTGGCCGCCGGACAGACCTACGTCATGCAGCAGAACGTCGACACGCTGCGCGAGGTCTACTCCTGGCTGCTGGGCCGGCTGGCCACCGCGGGATGGCACGACGTGTTGATCGTCCTCCCGTACGCGGTGGTGACCGCAGTGATCGTGCTGGCCCAGCGGCGTGAACTCGACGTGCTGACCGTCGGTGACGAGGAGGCGAGCGGTCTGGGACTGCACCCGCAGCGCAGCCGTTACCTGCTGATCGTGGCGGCCTCGCTGGGCACCGCGGCCGCCGTCTCGGTCTCCGGCCTGATCGGCTTCGTGGGCATCGTCGTCCCGCATATCATGCGCCTGCTGGCCGGGCCCAGCTACCGCTCGATCCTGCCGCTCTCGGTCCTGTTCGGCGGGGCGTTCCTGGCCCTGGCCGACCTGCTCGCCCGTACGGCCGGCGGTCAGGCCGAGATCCCGATCGGGGTGGTCACTGCGTTCTTCGGTGCGCCGTTCTTCATCGTCGTGCTGCGCCGCAGCCGGGCGGGCACGTCGTGA
- a CDS encoding ABC transporter ATP-binding protein — protein MSARDLRVRLDGNLIVDGVDLDVARGEWVMVIGPNGAGKSTALRAIGGLLPFTGRVELNGRPVDTLHRRERAKTIATVNQTPTVPPGMRVLDYALLGRTPYIPPLGRESAADLAAVQEVLESLDVAQFAGRRLETLSGGERQRVFLARALAQGAGILLLDEPTSALDIGHQQEVLELIDRLRAERGLTVLATMHDLSVAGEYADRMVLLAEGAVVAAGTAREVLTEENLAKHYRVRVRIIEGEHGPLVVPVRG, from the coding sequence ATCAGCGCGCGGGATCTCCGCGTACGGCTGGACGGGAATCTGATCGTGGACGGCGTCGACCTCGACGTGGCCCGCGGCGAATGGGTCATGGTGATCGGCCCCAACGGCGCGGGGAAGTCGACGGCGTTACGTGCGATCGGTGGTCTGCTGCCGTTCACCGGCCGCGTCGAGCTGAACGGCCGGCCGGTCGACACGCTGCACCGCCGCGAGCGCGCGAAGACGATCGCCACGGTCAACCAGACGCCCACGGTCCCGCCGGGTATGCGGGTGCTCGACTACGCGCTGCTCGGCCGCACGCCCTACATCCCGCCGCTGGGCCGGGAATCGGCCGCCGACCTGGCCGCCGTTCAGGAGGTGCTGGAGTCGCTGGACGTGGCGCAGTTCGCTGGGCGGCGGCTCGAAACGCTCTCGGGTGGTGAACGGCAGCGTGTCTTCCTGGCCCGGGCGCTTGCTCAAGGCGCGGGCATCCTGCTGCTCGACGAACCCACCAGCGCCCTCGACATCGGCCACCAGCAGGAAGTGCTCGAACTGATCGACCGGCTGCGGGCCGAGCGGGGGCTGACCGTGCTGGCCACGATGCACGACCTCTCCGTGGCCGGCGAATACGCCGATCGCATGGTGCTGCTGGCCGAGGGGGCCGTGGTGGCGGCGGGGACGGCCCGCGAGGTGCTGACCGAGGAGAACCTGGCCAAGCATTACCGGGTGCGGGTGCGCATCATCGAAGGCGAACACGGTCCGCTGGTGGTGCCCGTACGGGGTTAG
- a CDS encoding ABC transporter substrate-binding protein gives MKRVLTAALAATTLLVAGACGGNDDTTEPSGTTQSSASAAAYPVTVGDLTLDQQPQKIVSLSSTATEILFAIGAGPQVTAVDDQSNYPADAPKTDLSGFKPNAEAIAAKDPDLVILSNDIDKIVSQLDKLKIPVFVASATTDLDGTYQQIGQFGSLTGHTAEADALSAKMTADIDKIVKDVPPRSTPLTYYYELDPTLYSVTSKTFIGSIFAKFGMTNVADAADPDGAKGGYPQLSQESLVKSDPDTIFLADSKCCQQSPQTVAARKGWSTVTAVKSNQIYALDDDIASRWGPRTVDLVRAIADAVAKIPA, from the coding sequence ATGAAACGCGTGCTCACGGCTGCCTTGGCGGCCACCACCCTGCTCGTCGCGGGCGCCTGCGGCGGTAACGACGACACCACCGAACCCTCGGGCACCACACAGTCGAGCGCGTCCGCCGCCGCTTACCCCGTGACCGTGGGCGACCTGACGCTGGACCAGCAGCCCCAGAAGATCGTCTCGCTGAGCTCGACCGCCACCGAGATCCTTTTCGCGATCGGGGCCGGTCCCCAGGTCACGGCGGTCGACGACCAGTCGAACTATCCGGCCGACGCGCCCAAGACCGACCTGTCCGGGTTCAAGCCGAACGCCGAGGCGATCGCGGCCAAGGACCCCGACCTGGTGATCCTGTCCAACGACATCGACAAGATCGTGTCGCAGCTGGACAAGCTCAAGATCCCGGTGTTCGTGGCCTCGGCGACGACCGACCTCGACGGCACCTACCAGCAGATCGGGCAATTCGGCAGCCTGACCGGGCACACGGCCGAGGCGGACGCGCTGAGCGCGAAGATGACCGCGGACATCGACAAGATCGTCAAGGACGTGCCGCCGCGCAGCACGCCGCTCACCTACTACTACGAGCTCGATCCGACCCTCTACAGCGTCACGTCCAAGACGTTCATCGGCTCGATCTTCGCGAAGTTCGGTATGACCAACGTGGCCGATGCCGCCGACCCGGACGGCGCCAAGGGCGGCTATCCCCAGCTGTCGCAGGAGTCGCTGGTCAAGTCCGACCCCGACACGATCTTCCTGGCCGACAGCAAGTGCTGTCAGCAGTCGCCGCAGACGGTGGCCGCGCGCAAGGGCTGGAGCACGGTCACCGCGGTGAAGAGCAATCAGATCTACGCGCTCGACGACGACATCGCCTCCCGCTGGGGTCCGCGCACCGTTGACCTGGTGCGTGCCATCGCCGACGCGGTGGCCAAGATCCCCGCGTGA
- a CDS encoding VOC family protein, whose protein sequence is MTPSTPGSPTWVDLGTADPVDAERFYTALFGWTSDIAGDYITFLLNGRPVAGAGPLYGVGQPTAWSTYIGTDDADGVAARVAAADGKVLVPPFDVQDQGRMAAFLDPGGAPFSVWEPGTMRGAELFDVPGALTWNELNTRDLDGSMAFYQAVFGWQFRNSSMSGIPYVVAKVHETPVCGIQPMLPEEWHDDVGPHWTVYFAVPDCDAATDRALALGGAVVRPPTSLPIGRYAVLADAQGGWFAVLAGNR, encoded by the coding sequence ATGACCCCATCGACTCCCGGATCACCTACGTGGGTCGATCTCGGCACCGCCGACCCCGTGGACGCGGAAAGGTTCTACACCGCGCTGTTCGGGTGGACGTCGGACATCGCCGGTGACTACATCACGTTCCTGCTCAACGGGCGGCCGGTGGCCGGCGCCGGCCCGCTCTACGGGGTGGGTCAGCCCACCGCCTGGAGCACGTACATCGGCACCGACGACGCCGACGGGGTCGCGGCCCGGGTCGCCGCGGCCGACGGCAAGGTGCTGGTGCCCCCGTTCGACGTGCAGGACCAGGGCCGGATGGCCGCCTTCCTCGACCCCGGCGGCGCGCCGTTCAGCGTGTGGGAGCCGGGCACGATGCGCGGCGCGGAGCTGTTCGACGTGCCGGGCGCGCTCACCTGGAACGAGCTGAACACGCGCGACCTCGACGGCTCGATGGCGTTCTACCAGGCGGTGTTCGGCTGGCAGTTCCGCAACAGTTCGATGTCGGGCATCCCGTACGTGGTGGCCAAGGTGCATGAGACGCCGGTCTGCGGCATCCAGCCCATGCTCCCCGAGGAGTGGCACGACGACGTCGGTCCGCACTGGACGGTCTATTTCGCGGTGCCCGACTGCGACGCGGCGACCGACCGGGCCTTGGCGCTGGGCGGCGCGGTCGTGCGCCCGCCGACGTCCCTTCCGATCGGCCGGTACGCCGTGCTGGCCGACGCGCAGGGCGGCTGGTTCGCGGTTCTCGCGGGCAACCGCTAA